Sequence from the Balaenoptera acutorostrata chromosome 4, mBalAcu1.1, whole genome shotgun sequence genome:
aacaacaaaaataaataaatggacagtTCATAAAGATGTTGTGGTTGAAATACAGTCAGGATCATATACTCAGTCAGGTCACATGCCCTCAGACCCAGACAGATGCTTACCCTTTCTGGTGTCTTTCCAACAGCTGTCCCAATCCTGGAGGGGTTGGGATGGTTGCAGAGACTCTGGGTATCTGGGGGCCATTGATAATTAAAGAGTGCACCTAATTAGTTAGTATTAGAAACATTTGGGACATCAGTAACTAAAGTAGGAATAGCAATATAGATTCTATATACATATGCTACTGAAATGCATTATTACCAGTTTAAAACATCAAATTACAGATGTTTTGACAAACATTTTCAAGGGCCTTTAATACATAAGCAAAATAAACTCTCATATTGGTTGTATGACTATATTtgatcataaataataaaatcaaaacatggaaaaatatctCTTTCCATTAAATAGGGCCATCTTTCCCTACCAATATACTGTGTCCAGGgcacaaatggtaaaaacaagtATAATCTCTTTTCCCCAAGTTAATGTAATGTATATATCAAGAATTTGATAACATTAACAATTATTGGCTCAGAGTTCCAACCATGTAGTTACAAAGAATTTaagccctccctgaccccaaACTTGATCTTTGTGTCTCACATTTCTCTTCACTGCTTCTCCTACTGCTGCCAGCTGGATATTGAATGAGAACTTTTTCTTCTTGGTGATTGCAGGTCTGCCTTACACTGCATAAAGTGGATGGGCTTGGTGGGTCCTGGGGTCTCTCCGGTTAACAGTATATTAAGAGTTTCACGGGGACATGGTCACAGAGAACCACAAGGACCCCACTGATGCTGCACTCAgaaatttcctcttctgtgatcTGGGCTCATGACCAGAAGAGGCAGGAGGTGGCTCTCAGGTCCTCTCCTTGACATTGGGAACTTTTGGGTGGAggcaggcccagggaggggagccCAGCCTCTGTCTTGGATCTGAGGTCTGGGAGTCCAACCCTCTGACCTGAGGTACCCTACTAAGTTATGCCCAGAAGGTTTAATGCTTCAATGCAAACAAGATTCTGGTTGACTTGACTTGCTAAGTTAGAACAGTGGCCTTTAACATGGAGTATGTGTACCCCAGGGGTACTTGAAGGGGTTGATGATCTTAAGTTCATAGAGCTTCCTGGATTTCCTTAACTTATAAATATTCCTGTTGAAATAAAGTGTCATGCTAGAAACGATATTTTAGTCCATGCTAGGATTTTCTGAGTTCACATACAAGTAGATTGTAGCCATGGGAGTTAGACAATTTTGGACTGATGGGTCTCTTTTTTTTAGGCCTTGGCTTTGTCAAAGTATGCATTTGGAGGACAGTCTCATGAAAGCAAGGCGAAAATAACACTAGTAAGAAAGGCTGACTGTTAAAAATTCCCCCTCCTGCAATGCATTTAAATATAAGCAGCTCTTTTCaggtcttcttttttaaaaaaaatagtaataaataaataacttattttttggctgtgttgggtctttgttgctatgcgcgggctttctctagttgaggcaagtgggggctactcttcgttgcagtgcgtgtgCTTCttattgtggtagcttctcttgctgcggagcacagtctttaggcatgtgggctcagtagttgtggctcgagggctctagagcgcagcctcagtagttgtggcacacgggcttagttgctccgtggcatgtgggatcttcccgggccagggctcgaacccatgttccctgcattggcaggcagattcttaaccactgcaccaccagggaagcctctcagGTCTTCTTGATATTTGTCCCCAGGACATTTCCTtatctggaaagaaaagaaactttaaatagCAAAGCAGTATAGGTTAGTGtcactaattattttaaatgtaattagaACGTTTTCTTAGACTATCAAAATTTTGTAGATATACTAGATAAACTTTCTATGACATCTTTCCACTTGGCACTTATTATTCTATGAAgtagttaaaacaattttttaccAGATACTGtttcaaatgtttattataaTACAGTAAAATCCTCATCTTATTTCatcataaaatgtttaatattttctacatcctactaataaaaagtaaataagatcCTATGTACAGATcaattatttttgactgcatctaacttctttttcattaaatGTAAAGAGAAACATTAGATATTGATTCATGGTATCAAGAAATGCAGTGTCAGCAAAACAACCTTTATACTTATTTgtcaaaatttataatatatttatgatatttttaatagTAGTATATTAATAACTGTAGTAACAGATCAATCCAGAAGAACTTTGTAAAGTTATGTACATGCTTTTGTAGTAATTTAATATGATAGGAGAGCAATAAAAGGtttacaattataaaaatatattaaagtaacAGTTTTAGTTTTAAATGTCCATATTTATAATATACTGGTTATCATTACAATATCCTTTGCAACTATTTAAATTTATGATGAAATGTTTTAGATGTCAACCTAAAAATGTGCAAGaggtacatatttaaaaaaatttttttttcagggtaCATTGGCAAAAATATTGACAAACAATTCTGGAGGGAACATGTGTATTAAGTCCTTACCTAATCACTGCTATTAAATAAGGTAGTGGATTCTTTTCTCCCTAACTTCACCTCTTCTCACTAACCTCAGTTCTATACTGAGTACCATGTGCCCCTTGGAAGAATGAAAAGATTCTAACTTTGAGATCCCATGAGATCCCAGCTTAAACCTCAACCATTTAAAAAGTCTAGTAATAGAAAATGGAAACCTGGCTGCCCTGGGTTTTAAGAAATTCTGCTTTAAATGAAAGAAGTAGTCACTTGAATCTTGACAGTAACTTTTATTCCCTAGAAATTTAAGGTTCCAGATAGGAAATTACAACTGTAGAACTCATTCACTTTAAGAAGGCAGAAGGTGTCTCTTTAGATTAATGTGTTAGACCACATCAAGCTCACTTGGGAGAAAGGTGGATGTATCTTTCCATGGTGCCCAATGCAAAGCCAGATGCTCGtatttttcagaaaacaaatatatttccaaTGTTAAGTCATATGAAAGCCTCTACTTAAAAGTGCTTCAATATTCTAAATTATATGTCTGTCTAATTCTTGggtttgaattattattatttatgagaattaatagtaataacaaaTAACCATACAAGTTAAATAACAACAGTATGTTAATAAAAAGTATTCGAAACTTTTTAATGGCAAATGAATTCAATCCCTTTCACTATTTTCTGAATTCAAAAAGATTAGAGAATATGGCCACCCTGTGGTATAATGAGATGAGCTGACTTAATGCTCACAGACAAGTGAGCATAGTGCCTTACTGTGTTAAATACAGATTTTGAAATTGAGAATCTGAATCAAATTCTCATTCAGTTCTACCTTTAAAATAAACTGATCTAGGTGTAATACTGCAAGttactgttttatatttaagtgatTGGGAACTATTTTCAGGGAGAATAATGATATTCTAATATTTCCTTCATAATTCTAACAACTTATCTAAAAGTATTCTATGTTTCACAAGCCTCAAAAGACAGCCAGCATTGTCAAATTTTCTTTTGGGAATCAGATATCCAAATATATATCATTGAGATTAAAATGTAAGGTTATTCAATGACTTGCCAATGATCAAAATGAAAGTATttctattggatttttttttaaaaataacaaatctcTAGTACTTTTCAGGCTCAGAAATTTGGGTGATGATATAAGCTATTTATGAATATTGGCTGAATATTGATTTCTTTTAATTCACTAGTTTTCCTGGAGAGTTACAGATTCACAGTCAATAGGCAAAGAAGTAGAATTGAGTGCACTGGAAGCTGAGATGTTGAATGGGTCCACACGATGTGGGTGGCGGTGGTCTCAGATTAGGCATAGGGAACCGAGTATGGCGAGGCAGTTTCCATCTAACACTAAGGCACAGCTCTTAGAGGTGGAATATGCCAGGGGCAATGGCACCACTGTGAGCAGTGATTCTCATGCTTTAACGTGTATACGAACCACCTGAGGGTCTCATTAAAATTTGATTTCATGCAGCAGGTTTGGGTGTGAGGCCTgatattctgcatttctaacaagctcccaggagacACTGATCCTGCTGAAGCACTTTGAGTAGCAAAAATTTAGAGCACTGATACTGTTCTTCCAGTGTAGAAATGAGATGTGTGGCCAAGAGTTGGAGGCCCAGGCTCTCTTGTCAAGTCAGCTGTTAAGCAACTATaagaatggaaaattattcaacaTTTAAGGGACCTACTATCTCCTTCTGTAAAAGTACAGGTCTGGACCAGATGATGTGTCAGGTCCCTTCAGAACTGTAAAATTTAAGGACTTTAAGAtaatccttatttttattttggctgctatCTTCTGTATTTTCCCTCATAAATGGTTAGCAAAAATCGGAAAGAAGTTTATTGCATTGTAACACTCCCAAAGCTCACCACTGAGCTGTGCTTTGCATTCTTTGAGTCAAGATGATAGCTATTTTTAATGTCAATTTCCACATTCTTCTCTCATAATTCTTAGAACAGTATTCAGATTTGTAGTTTGCTTTAAGGAGAATTCTTATGAATACTGAATCTGTGGGTTAGTTATCTGTTGCCCAAATGAAAAAGTAGTTCctattatttcacattttcagAGAAGCTGTAATATTCTTAAATAAAGGGTGATCCTTTAATTGGAACCAATTTCATACCCTGCACCCCTGCTAAGTGGCAATGGCTGGTAATGGTTTCAAAGTGCATTTAACAGGGAACaaattctttcccttctctgaatAGAATTTGAGTCAGCTGCTTCCTGTTTATTCCCATTATCAGCATCTTTATTCAGAACTTCATTAACTCTTGTTTGGACTACTTTACAAATCTACCGATTGGTGTTCCACCTCCAGCCTTTTCACTCTATAATTATTCCAATATCCCTGCCAGAGCTATGTTCCCAAGTTTCAACAAAGTGCATGCCACTTCTAAATCAAAATCCTGCTACGGGCTCTTATTCAACACCTCCAAGCTCTGGGGTCAACCTACCTTTTTCAGGTTCCCACTACTTCCCTTCACCAAGTATTTTCTAcatatctatgactctgtttatACATGTCCTCTACCTGGTATACCTTCTTCTATAAAACCCTCCTCCATTCTTCAAGACCTATTGTAAATTCCAATTCTTGCTTAAAGTGGTCCCTGATTCTTCCAtcaaaaagttgaactcatataACACCTTGTTTTTGATTCTCTTCCCAACACCTGCTGCCCTATATTATAATCTCTGCATACACTTCCTCACTGCCCTCTATTATACAATTCTTGGGCATCTGTAGTACATCTTAATTATCGTTGTAACTTTTACAGTGCTTTTTCAATTCTCCATATCTGTTGAAGAAATGAGTGAATATATAATATAGCCTAAGTGTTAATCTATGGGTCAAGATGCTCAgaagtttaaaattattcattagtCTTATCTAGTGTTtattttgggcaaattacttaacctctgtgacctagtattcatataaatatatatatatatatatatatatatatatatatatatatatatatatatatgagggtAAGGGATTTTTAGTACATTTTTTACTCACTTAATGGATATAAAGCATTATACTATATAAATGCTAGAGCAGAGAGAAAACTTTCAGTTTTCTGGATCATGGTAAATATTGCCATAGGATAAGTGTGTTTCAGATTCAactattgttaaaattttttatctgttaattcagaatatacaaagatgatataatttatatttcacaTTCTAAAGATACAACACAATTACACTGGCTTTACAATTTATTATTACACAGggttaatattttcaaaagaaaaagtagaatttcTTCCTTAAGATACCACAGACACTGCCTTAGGAACGCTTCCATTATTGTCTATCATGGTTTGGGATCATTAAAGGTGCCCTGCGCAAGCTACAGTAtacattaattattttcttaaaacatgAAAGTAAAAAAATCCATAATTATTATGGGATTTGTGAACTTTGGACACACACTAAATTGATTTCCTGTGCTCAGTAAGAGTCAACATGATGGTTCAGAATTTTCAGCTACAGAGAATTAACCCTTTTAGGATACTAGGTTGATCTATAAGTGCAATATTATAATAATCATAAGAACTTTAAAAGATAAAGCTTGAGAAAACTTGTTGCATAATCAAAAAGAAATTAGCTATAACTAATCTGTAATATTACAAAAACTTTTAGACTAATAGAACATTAAAAGGTCTTAGCTAACATAATTTTCAATATTAATTTCTCTTCTAGTCAATTCTATTGCCAGAAAATATAAGTTTTAAGTAGTTCTGACTAACTATAGTCATTTAattcaataaacttttaaaaaatactgtttgaGAAATCTATGGTAACTATAGAAAAATTCCCCCATCTTTGTCTACCAATCTAagtttaagaaaagaaacaaatagtaTTATAATTTCCTAAGGAATATTTTCTatgatattcttttcttttgacaCCTATAAATTCTTCCATTGAAGTCATGGAAAATGTATGTCTATAGGGAAATTAAAACTATTAGACTTAATATCCATTATATGCATTTGAGAGCCCTATTTTGCCGTAATATTCACTGGTTTCTTAACATTCCTGATACTCTTTCAGGACAGGAGTTAATCAGTGCAAAAATCAAGGAAAGTTTGAATGTGTTCTTAACCCTCAGGTTACATACTCTAATGCTATTCTCTTTTCTAAGTGTCTTTCTTCAAAAGATATAAGCACACAACCTAGACTGCTTCAGATGGTCTAGgttgaaataaatgtaaatattgccTCTATGTTTATCCATGGAATTACCTCTCTGACATACGTGTGGAATATAATACAGCCTGACTGCAGATCATGATTCTATTCTCAGAGTGACTATTTACCAAATTACTCATTGTAAAGTAAGAGTGTAACAACAAACTGAGAAACCAGGTTTTGCATGGATGGTCTCTATATCACTTTAGAAAAGCTTATGGGTGATGTTCTTTACAAATTTAAATATGttcataatttagaaaaaatgtaTCCCCATGGTTCCTGAAGAGAGAACTGAAATTGCAAGATTGTGGAAAAGCATGTATAATATGATAACAAAGACTGTTGCCCAAAATATTCTCCTGTGCTTTTATTAGAGTTTCCACTAGCTTTTGCCATCCACCTTATGTCATGAGTATTTGTAATCTGAACATGCAAACACCAGATCAAAAACACTGAGGTCTGGTGGAGTAGTCTCCAGAGTGTGGCACGAGTACTGCTGGCATTATACAAGATAATTTTAGGGGGTATATTAAcaacattttgtattttaacagATACATATTTATCTTAAAGTATATTAAACTCATTACTTTATAGTTATTCCTCCTTGGGTCAAGCttcctttttatataaatttaagtttaaaaattgagtgcatttaaagaaaatattaggtAACCACAGTGTAAGTGCTTCTGACAAAAGTCATGATGGAGGTTTGGGACTCTCTGGTAAGCGGAAAAGTGAGGTGGAAAGGTTGGGTTCAGGTAATAGTGGTTCTAGCTCAGTCACTAACTAGCTGTCCCACCTTAGGCAAGTTAGACTTCTTTGAGCATCTATTCCTTACTTGTAAAGAGACTGTTGCTCTTTCCCTCTAAGAAGCCGGCTGAGGCCGCTTGTACAGCCATGGCCAAGATTAAGCCCCGAGACCTTGGAGGCAAGAAGGAGCTGCTGAAACAACTGGAGGACCTGAAGGTGGCGCTATCTCAGCAGCGCGTCGCTAAAGTGACAAGAGGCGCGGCTTCTAAACTCTCCAAGGTCCGAGGTGTTAGCAAATCCATCGCCCGTGTTCTCACCGTCATCAACCAGACTCAGAAGGAGAACCTCAGGAAACTATATAAGGGCAAGAAGTATAAACCCCTGGATCTGTGCCATGTGACGCCGGCTGAACAAGCCCGAAGGGAACCTGAAGGCCAAGTGGCGGCTGCGGAAGGAGCCACACCCACCGTGGAAGTGCGGGATCAAGGCCTGAGCATCCAGGCGTAAATAACACACGActaactggcaaaaaaaaaaaaaaaaaaaaagagagagattgttGGGGTTGGCCTCTAAGATCCACTCCAGCACCACCATTAGATGATGTTATGTTCTCTTGTCAAATGCGTTACAGTACGCCAATCTCTGTAAAACAAAAGCAAGCATTGTTAAGACTTTATACACGATGTGCTCACTTAAACTAGTCAGGGAAGTTCGTGGAGCTAATGTGGAATTTTTTGAGGTTAAAACACCCTAGGTTAGATCAATCCTTTGAAAGATTGGATATAAACTTGATTTTGCTTAGTAACTTTACTTTTTTTGCACATGGGAGGGATTCCAAGTACCTTTGGATTCTCTCATCTATATGGTGGCCAAATAGCAGAGAGTTCTATGTGCCGTATTTCACATGTGTTAGTTCATTCTAATCTGGGAGTAAGAAGCCTGGATATCTATGATGCAGTCAGATGAAGGATTTGAGTAAAATCAGTCatggaagaaaaatacactaTTATTAGAtggataaaatgataaataaatactagagTAAGGTAAAGAGTTGTGTTTTAAGAAACGGGAGGAGCCTGAAGCTTTAAGATTACGTAAAATAGCTGGtctggtttctggttttaatttttcactctgaaaatagaaaacatgttAACAAGATGCCCATATTCAGGGGTAATACAATTTGAATCCCAAATTAGCACTACGTGCATCTACTAAACTGTCTTGAATTAGTTCTCTACACAATGGCTCCAGAATACTAGTTAAAACCAAAATCTGACCTGGAATACCAAAAAGCATTCAGTGCAGAAAATCTCTACCAAGTAATATTTTCATGGCCAGGCTCCTTGTTATCAAAAATAATCTCTATAGTTTGAGAAATAAACCACCTTTTTCTTGAATTGGAGTTTCTGTCCCTTTTTCTAGAGGGTCCCCAGACTGTCTTCCTGAGGATTACCTATCATTACTTCTGACCacacttaaaaagaaattagattAACCAATTAGATTGTGAGGTGAAAAAGAGGAACTTTTGATTATGATGAACTTTGTGAATATTTGAATAAGCATTTTGAAAATTATCAAATTAAGGATTAAGtcctttcattttctatttggaATACTAATTACATCTATTTAACCTATTCAGTTCGAcatacaaatgaacaaacaccaacaaaaccaataaaatctattattattattattattttgtagaaGTAGATCTGCTTGTAATGGtgcaaaaaaagtagaaaagatgtTATGGGTGAAAAATTTTACCTATGATCTCTAAAAGGGCATATTCATAGAGCACATCGAAACACACAATACATAAATATAGAAATTGGCCCTCTGGAATACCAACAACTTCATTATCTGTTGCAGTTTCAAAGGCCTCTAGGAAAATGTGGTTTCACAATTGGTTAGCTTTTCCAACTGTCTTGTTAAAAATATCTGTAAGCATGCATTCTTAATCTGTGGTAATAATTTGATCTTTTTCATCCTCGTACAGTGAGTTTCTGGACTCTGGGAAAGACAGGCATGCTGTGTGGAGCTGCTCCTGACTTTGGCTCCATCACTGCTGACTCAGTCTCCTCTGCAGAATGACAGCCAGTCTCTGCCGGGTCTCACTGACTGAAGACGGTCGACCCCCCCGGGGAGGGTGTGGCTGGGGGAATGTGGGCAAACCTGAGCTGCTGACCCCGCTGGGCTGAGTTGAGGCTGGGGAAGCGGTGGGTTTCGACACTCCGTGCAGGCCGGGGATTTTGATTCTCTTTTCGGAGTTCAGTCTTGCGAGCTGCCTCTCTCCCTGACTGCTGCTAGCTGCAACAGAGGAGGTTAGGCTGCCCTGGCTGAGGGAGCATGGTGACAGGGGTAACTGTCCGCTGCGCTTCCTGAGCTCCAGGAGCTGTTCTCTGGCTTGACTCAAAGCCTCCGTCAGTTCAAAGCGTTCTTCACACTCTCTACGCACTGTTTCCTGAAGAAAAGTGTTCtgcaatgagaaaaaggaaagaaaaagcagcCCTAGCTTTAAACAGTGTACATACGGATAGTTACTGGCAATGTAAATTGAGAACTGAACTGGAAATCAGAGGTCTATGTTCTTTGACAGGGACAAATAAGTCAAAAATGCAAATGACCTGTGAAGCTGGAAAGAACTTTAAGAGAACATTTGGTTCAACCATCACAGTTTGCAGAAGAGGAACCAAGAGTCAGGGTCACTCAGATGATAGTGGTGGAGTTGGTGCTAGAACCCAGAACGTCCAATGCCTACTTCAGTGGGGTTTCAACTCCTCTGTGCCTGAGACAGTCTGTCCTGTACATGTGACCTCTGTAGTTAATATCTGTAGTGCAATTTGgtatgttattttgtttatttacttattttaaatacatttatttatttattaatttattaattttttggctgcgttgggtcttcgttgctgtgcgcgggctttctctagttgtggcaagcaggggcttgcggagcacgggctcttggcgcacaggcttcagtagttgcagcacgcgggctcagtagttgtggctcgcgggctctagagcacaggctcagtagttgtggcacacggccttagttgctcagtggcatgtaggatcttcccaggccagggcttgaacccgtgtctcctgcattggcaggcggattcttaaccactgcgccaccagggaagtcccaatatgttattttataatgAAGGGAAACTGCAGTACATGACAGATAAAAATTGCTCGAATTATAAAATTGAGAGAATAAAATATATCAGCTCTAGCATTTAGATAATAAAATCAGTAATTTTATGTGATGCTTTCTCGGTAGAACTTAAATATACTGATGATCTGCTCTTTTGTAAGATAtatattgagggcttccctggtggcgcagtggttgagaatccgcctgccaatgcaggggacacgggttcgagccctggtctgggaagatcccacatgccgcggagcaactaggtccgtgagccacaattactgagcctgcgtgtctggagcctgtgctctgcaacaagagaggccgtgacagtcagaggcccgcgcaccgcgatgaagagtggctcccgcttgccacaacta
This genomic interval carries:
- the LOC103011958 gene encoding LOW QUALITY PROTEIN: 60S ribosomal protein L35-like (The sequence of the model RefSeq protein was modified relative to this genomic sequence to represent the inferred CDS: inserted 2 bases in 1 codon; substituted 1 base at 1 genomic stop codon): MAKIKPRDLGGKKELLKQLEDLKVALSQQRVAKVTRGAASKLSKVRGVSKSIARVLTVINQTQKENLRKLYKGKKYKPLDLXAMXRRLNKPEGNLKAKWRLRKEPHPPWKCGIKA